Within Raineyella sp. W15-4, the genomic segment GCCGAGGACAACGCCGGCAACCTCGACTACCTGATCGACATGCGCGAGTCGACCCCGGTCGACGAGAAGGTCGGCTGGTCCGGCTTCCACGCCATCGAGCGTGACCTGTGGCAGGACGGCAAGATCACCGACCAGACGAAGAAGTACAGCACCGACCTGGTGGCGAACATCGACCAGCTGGTCAAGGTCGTCGGCACCCTCGAATACCGGCCCGAGGACCTCGCCAACGGCGCCGCGGACCTGCTCGAAGAGGTCCAGAACACCAAGATCACCGGCGAGGAGGAGCAGTTCAGCCACCTCGACCTGGTCGACTTCGCCGGCAACGTCGAGGGTGCCCAACAGGCCTACGCCGCCCTACGGCCGGGCCTGGAGAAGATCGACCCGGCCCTGGTGACCACCATCGACCAGCAGTTCCAGACCGTGCTCGACACCCTGGACGGCTACCGGGACACCTCCGCACCGGGCGGTTACCAGACGTACACGCCGCAATTGCGCGCCAGTGACGCCGGCAAGCTCACCGCGGTGATCCAGCCGTTGCACGACTCGCTGGCCTCCATCGCGGAGAAGGTGGTGACCGCGAGTTGACCACCGAGGGCGTGGACGGACCACAGGAACCGCGCACCCCGCCCGACCGTACGCCGGAGATGCCGGAGGGGACGCCCGTCGCCCCCTCCGGCGCCGCGCCCGGGGTGTCGCGCCGGGGAATGATCGCGGGGGCGCTGTGGGGCGGTCTCGGCGGGGCGATCCTCGGCGGGGCCGGCGGTGGCGCGGCCGGGTGGGCGCTGGCCACCCGGGACCGGCCCGACACCATCGATCTCGGCAGCAGTCAGCCGTTCTACGGCCAGCCGCACCAAGGGGGTATCGCCACCGCGCCGCAGCGCTACAGCATGTTCACCGCCTTCTCGATGGCCGAATCGGCGACGACGCGGGACCTGCAGGTGCTGCTGGCCCGATGGTCGGCCGCGATCGCGGTGCTGCAGCGGGGTGATCCGGTCGGCACGGTGCAGCCCGACTCCCCGGTCCAGCCTCCCAAGGACACCGGCGAGGCGTACGGACTGAGTCCGGCGAATCTCACCGTCACGGTGGGACTCGGGCCCGGGCTCTTCGGGGATCGGTACGGGCTGGCGCGGTTCAAGCCGGCGGAGTTCGCCGCATTGCCCGCGCTCAACGGGGACACGCTCGACCCGCGGCTCACCGGTGGGGACCTGAGCGTGCAGGCCTGCGCCGACGACCCGCAGGTGTGCTATCACGCGGTGCGGAACCTGGCCCGAATCGGGCGCAGCACCGTCACCCCGTCCTGGACGGTGCTCGGCTTCGGCCGCGCCTCGGCCGGCCCGGGGCAGGACACACCGCGCAACCTGATGGGCTTCAAGGACGGCACCCGCAACGTCTCGACGCCGGAACAGTACGACCAGTGGGTGTGGATCCGCGGCGCGGACCAGCCGTGGATGGAGGGCGGCAGCTACCAGGTGGTACGGAAGATCCGGATGCTCCTGGAGACCTGGGACACCGACCGGATCGGCGACCAGCAGAGTGTCTTCGGGCGGGACAAGCGGGAGGGGGCACCCCTGTCGGGGCAGCACGAGTTCGACACCCCTGACTTCGCGGCCAGCGGTACGAACGGCGATCCGCTCATCCCGGCCACCTCACACATCGCGCTGGCGGCCCACGAGAACAACGACGGGACGCTGATCCTGCGCCGGCCGTACAACTACACCGACGGGCTGGACGCCGAGGGCCGACTCGATGCCGGGTTGTTGTTCATCTGCTACGTCAACCACCCCGAGCACTTCGTCCGGCTGCAGAACCGGCTGGGAGCATCCGACCGGCTCAACGAGTACATCCGGCACATCGGCTCGGCCGTCTTCGCAGTCCCGCCGGCGCCCGCCGAGGGCCACTACCTGGCCGAGACGCTGTTCGGTTGATCCGGGGCGATTGATTCCGGGTCGGCTGATCCGTCGGCTGATCCCGGGCGGCGGCCGATCGGACCGGCCTCGGGGAGGTTTCCCCGCCGGGGGCGGGACTGCTCAGAGCACCGCCCCCGGCAGGTACGCCGCAGCATCGGGGTGGGCGTCGACGATCGTC encodes:
- the efeB gene encoding iron uptake transporter deferrochelatase/peroxidase subunit; its protein translation is MTTEGVDGPQEPRTPPDRTPEMPEGTPVAPSGAAPGVSRRGMIAGALWGGLGGAILGGAGGGAAGWALATRDRPDTIDLGSSQPFYGQPHQGGIATAPQRYSMFTAFSMAESATTRDLQVLLARWSAAIAVLQRGDPVGTVQPDSPVQPPKDTGEAYGLSPANLTVTVGLGPGLFGDRYGLARFKPAEFAALPALNGDTLDPRLTGGDLSVQACADDPQVCYHAVRNLARIGRSTVTPSWTVLGFGRASAGPGQDTPRNLMGFKDGTRNVSTPEQYDQWVWIRGADQPWMEGGSYQVVRKIRMLLETWDTDRIGDQQSVFGRDKREGAPLSGQHEFDTPDFAASGTNGDPLIPATSHIALAAHENNDGTLILRRPYNYTDGLDAEGRLDAGLLFICYVNHPEHFVRLQNRLGASDRLNEYIRHIGSAVFAVPPAPAEGHYLAETLFG